TGAATGATTGGTGAGAAGGCTGGTTGTGATAGGGAAGTAGTTAATGGGAAAGGTAGTTGTAGTAGGTGGAGTAGTTTCCTTGTGGGAGGTTACATTAGGAGTTTTTAACGTTCTTGCAATTCAGGTACACATTGGAGGGGATATTCTGGTGCAGTAACAAGTACATATCTATAATAAAGGGACAGATTTATAAAGGTTGCACAGTAAGGAGTGTATCTGGACATTGGCCATGTAGTCATAGATTGTCAGATTCCTGGAAGTGAGATATCTGCCCAGCACTCAGACCAGCTGGGGTTATTTATGTGACCGGCCCAACAGACTGTAGCGAAGCGGGTGAGAAAACATTTTACAGAATGGTAGAAATCCTCGATGTGTGATAAAGAATTCTGATGTCCTTTCTGACCTCCATGTCGCTTGAGTCACACTCTGCCGTCAGATTAGGGTGATCAGACAATTTATGGACTGCCAAAAGGTGATGAAGATCATGGGTTTCCTCTAGGGAAGTGCTGGGGTTTTATGTACCACTGAATGGATATGAGTGCTCTGTCTGATATGGTATGTGTGCTGGAAGCCAGTCTGGGCACAGATCGGTCAACCAAGGGCCTGTTAAAGGCCCTAGGACAGTTCCACAATTGCCCCATGGCACTTACCAAACATCCAGCACCAGCAGCAACTGAGTAAAGAATCTCCACTCCATTGGTCTTTTGTTTAATATAAAGTTTATAAGGATAACTCCAAGGGAGCGAAGATTATGatgtacagcaggggtaggcaaccttggccctccagctgtggtgaaactataaATTCCATCATGCCCTTGCCTCTAGGAGTCaggcctgtgattgttagggtcttgcaatgtctcacggGACTTGCAGTttgaaaacagctggagggccgaggttgcctacccctggtgtacagGATTCTCAGTAGGTCCAAAAAGAATTCTTTCCATGACTAGGTCAAATGCAGAAATGACTCCAGCCCCTCTTGCAGGCAAATAGACAACTTCAGCCTCTCTCAGACTGAAGACCTCTCCCAAGTTTAGTGTGCCTTTAAGCCGAGATTGGCAGCATTTAAGTGTGAGCCTTTTTGCCAAGACCAGCAATACTTGATGTGTGGTGAGCAGTTCAGGCTTCCTGCAGGGTCTACTAGTAGCAGCTTGTGTCCAGTCCTCTAGGACTCTCATGACAACAAAGTTGCATCTGCAGGATGCTCCTAACTGCCAGACATCCTTCTGCCCCATCCCATCCTACTGGAGTCATTTTCCAAACGGGTCAGGATAGGCTTCAGTCTTAAGGACCCAGGCCTTCCTCCTTGCTTCTCCAGGCAGCAAGCCTGGGAGGCAAGAGGCAGAGGACACACATCTTCCCAGGGCAGAGCCCCAAAGGTAAGAGAGCTagttcagagtccccccccccatatatttaTAACCtttcccagcatgcaccactgccaACAGAACCCCTAGTGGTTGACCAGAGAAGGATATGAATATTCCAGTaacagtgacacctactggcagcagGGGGAATCAATGGACAGGCCAAGCTTAGTACGAGATGGCAGACTATAGAAATCAGTCTAGGCTGCAGACAGCCCAGCAATACTAAATGTAAACTAGAGGAATGGGAGGGTCGCTACATGGGCACGAAGTCTCCTGGGCATGGGCATGAAGTTACCTGAAAGCCGGCCATGTGGGCAGATGTCTGAGCTGGGAATATTCTATGAGGCAGACAGGTAGGGAGGTTTTTATGGTGGATTTCAATCTATATTTCTTTCTACAAGAAATCTATAGAACACATATCTTTATAGGATTGGGGTGTTAACAATCTTCACCGCGCTTGGCACAGAGATGGCGCATGTTGTGTCTCACATAATGGCTTGTGTTGTTCATCATCTGAGTCTGACGGACTTTAATCTCTTGCAGTTCTTTTCCATCATACTGATCATCTTCATCGCAGAGATTGCAGGGGCTGTGGTGGCTCTGGTCTTTTCCTCTGTGGTAAGGACTTCCTAGACGCCTCCCGCCAGGAACTGGGGATCGTCTATATTTAGTAAACGCGTTTATCTGACTAGTTTCTCATCTCACattttcttgtttaaaaaaaataaaattgttgtttTTGAGAACTGGAGGAAATTGTCAGAATTTAGGGATGGGACAATCAGGGGGGGATTGGCCTCTTGATTGACTGACCACTAACAGATCAATCCTCTTTTTCTCCAGGCGCAAAGTTTCCTGAAGCTCCTCCTGATTCCAGTTCTGCAAAAGGACTACGGGAGTAACCAAGAGGTTACCAAGACCTGGAATGCCACAATGACGAAGGTAGGAGGCACGGGTGACCCCCCTGTGTGATGCATGTTGCCTGTCTCTGTAATGGTCACATCAGCTCATTATCCATTTTCCTTTCCAGTTGAAGTGCTGCGCCCTCGACAACTACACGGACTTCACCAATTCCGACTATGTGAAGACTAAAGGCTTTTACCCGCAACAATGCTGCAATTCCACCATCACCAACACCGCCGTCTGTACAGTGTCTGATGCTGCCAGGGCTAATGTCAAGGTAAAATCCGCCACCATTTTCTGGTCTCCATTAAAGGATCACCCCATTTAAAACTGATACTTCAGGTTCTGGTAGacgctgattagggatgagcttagtgttCGGTCTGAATGTACATTTAGGGCATTCGGCGTAGACCAACATGACAGCTTCTAGTTGTCCATGGCTGCTAAGCAAGTGATGGGTGCTTGCCCCCGCTGCATCCTTAGCAACCACTAACATCACCATGGAATCCCCAGCCATGTAACCAAATGGGTGGAAAATGGAACAGgttacatcattgcctaaatatggccacatggccatattcgGGTAATGATGCCACCACTATTCCTGCCCCTTcctttatatagctgatgacagcttaGGGCTTTGCGTAGCGTTAGGATCACTTGTGTGCAGCAGgtcattggggtttttttttccagcaagttaGCAGGaagcgggcatcgtgattgacgacgGATTTACAATGGAGGGAcaattttagggattttttttttttttaataaagaatttagtGAACGTTTGAGTTTCTTTATTTATAGATGTGATCTTTTTTTGTGAAGGATTATCCCCAAGTACcccttaccagggctttttttctcagagaataggtgaagGTACTCCGCCCTTCCGAGTCAACCCTTGTCTATGTCCCGACCTACCTCTGTGCACTGTGGGAGggtggttccaccccctatccaccatCCAGTATCGCACCcttagatccccccagcaacaatataaccccctccagtaacaatagacccctgccTACAAACAtagatctctcagcagccagcatcagtagactccTCCCATCAAcagttgaccccccagcaacataaaacaccgtcccagcaacaataggcccccccACCCTGCAAcaccccccagcagccaacatcaatagaccctgcagcacaccccagcatcccttgccattatatatatattcagtgctggaggtgctggaactgcattcccccacgtttctgctgaaaaaaaagcccttgctcattcacatggggggggggggttggtatctTTTATTATTAAAAGGGGCTTTCTGATTCTGATAAGCCACTCGCCTGCGGAACCCCACAgacactggccagggttgtggggatgaggcccttgtcctcatcaacaaggcaCCCCTCATGTTAAGGACATGCAGGTTTGGCTTCCAAACTTCTTTGAAGCTTGCCAAACCCTGCTCAAACCAAACCCATCACTAATGCTGGTCTGTGCCTCCATGTTCATGGCTAACATTCCATCTTCTCTCTTCAGGGCTGTTACGAGCAGATTCTGCACTTGTTTAAGAGAAACGCAGCCGTTGTGGGAGGTATTGCAGCTGGAATCACTGCCCTGGAGGTAAGTGGTCACACATGTATTCAGCCTTGGCCGGAGTCCTACGATTTCCCCACCTTTTAAAAGAGGAAGGGTTAGAGCTCCCgtcaactttctttttttttttgtctgactcGCCGGGGAGATTTACCGTCTCTGTATCTTGTTGATCACCATCAGCAGGCCAGAAAATTAGGCCATATCCACAGGATGtcacaggaacagaggggaaatattCTAAAGAGGACAACTGATCTAGTAACATCTACCCAggaggggatttcctctcactttctgttaggtctccagaacaggaagtaaaATCTTCTCAGGAGCAGGAACACCTTGTCTGGTGACAACAGCCCAAGAGGGGATCTCCTCTCAGTATAGCTGATATTAatttcttcccacttcctgttatgtctccagaacaggaagtaacattcttccaaaaggaacacctgttctgatgacaacagtCCAAGAGGGGATTTCCTCTCATTAAAGGTGAtaaagatttcctcccacttcctgttataTCTCCAGAAGAGAAAGTAAAAGTTTCCCAAAGGTAAcaccttttcttgtgacaacagcCCTAGaggggatttccactcactttctgTTATATCTCTAGAACAAGAAGTAAAATTTTCCCGAAGGGAACACTTGATCTGGTGACAACAGCCCAAGagaggatttcttctcacttcctgttttgtttcCAGGACAGGAACTAAAATCTTCTCAAAGGGAacttctgttctggtgacatcaGTCCAAGAGGGGATTTCCTCTCATTATAGGTGATATAGATTTCCTCCCGCTTCCTGTTATAGCTCCAGAAGAGGAAGTAAAAGTTTCCCAAAGGGAAcaccttttcttgtgacaacagcccaagaggggatttcctctcacttcctgttaggtctccagaacaggaagtaaaATCTTCTCAAAGggaacacctgttctggtgacaacagcccaagatgggatttcctctcacttcctgttttgtttcCAGAACAGGAAGTAAAATCTTCCCAAAGggaacacctgttctggtgacaacagtcCAAGAGGGGTTTTCCTCTCATTATAGGTAAAATagaattcctcccacttcctgttatatctccagaaaaggaagaaaaagtttCCCAAAGGGAACACCTATTCTGGTGACCACATCCCAagaggggatttcctctcacttcctgttatatcTCTAGAACAGGAAGTAAAATCGTCCAGAAGGGAACACCTGATCTGGTGACAACAGCCCAAGAGggaatttcctcccacttcctgttataTCTCCAGAAGAGGAAGTAAAAGTTTCCCAAAGGGAACACCTGGTCTCCTGACCACATCCCAagaggggatttcctctcacttcctgttatatcTCTAGAACAGGAAGTAAAATCGTCCAGAGGGGGACACCTGATCTGGTGACAATATCCCAagaggggatttcctctcacttcctgttaggtctccagaacaggaagtaaaATCTTCATGAGGGGAACACCTATTCTGTTGACAACACACTAACAAGGGATCACCTCTTATTATAGTTATAATTGATATAGATATCtttccacttcctgttgtgtctttgggGCAGGAAATCCCACTAATAGAAATACACCATGACTAACTGTACATTGGTTGCCACTCTATGATGCTCCATCCAAAGTAGAATAAAACAAGAAAATAATCCATCACAGGTCAGATATTGCAATGAATGGATGAATGGGGGGGTGGGCGCTCAGGCAGAGTTGGGTGGAGTCCAGGTCACGGTACGAGTCTAATGTGTTTTATTTCCCTTTTAGCTGGCAGCCATGGTGGTGTCCATGTATCTGTACTGCAAAATAGACAACAACGACTCCATGGACAGCTGAGGGCAATCCAGTCCACATATTATGTAAACGACATTCAAAGACGAGGATCGGCGTCAATGCGAAATGACTACGCTGGGCGCGGTGCCGCCCTCTTACCGCTCTTTATAATGGAGCCTCTTATTAGACTTTTGTAATCAGACCACATTCTATACTAACATGAATGCTGCAAATCGATGGATGGGAACCTGTTTATTATACGCTGGGTGACCTATGACCTGTCTGCAGAGCCGCCGCCGAGCGCTGCGTACGATTGCGTTGTCACGTTTTCTCTCCTCCTTTCAGTTTTGGTGCCAAAAAAAACAGAATGCGAAGAAATCAGTTTTTCATTATTTTGGATGTATTTAATATCATTTATTCTTGTAAAGTGGATATAATAATATGAAGGACGTACACATTAATAAAGCTGGCCTTTGCTCTAAATTCTCTCTGCTTGGTGGCCAATCACCTTTCAGTCCTAAGAGGCAAAGATGGCCGACTGGGTAGAAAATAAGAACGTCAGTGTACAGTGAAAGCTTCACTCTCCCTCCACTGATCCCATTCCATCcaccgcgcccccccccctccactgatccctccccctccACTGATCCCTCCCCTTCCACTGATCCCATTCCATCCACTGCGCCCTCCCCCTCCACTGATCAAATTCCATCCACTGATCCCACTCCCTCCGCAGATCCCACTCCCTCCGCTGATCCCACTCCCTCCGCTGATCCCACTCCCTCCACTGATCCCACTCCCTCCGCTTCTCCCACTCCCTCCATTGATTCCACTCCCTTTATTGCTCCAACTCCCTCCGCTGATCTCACTCCCTCCGCTGATCCCACTCCCTCCACTGATCCCACTCCCTCCACTGCTCGCGCCCCCTCTACTGCTCCCATTCCCTCCACTGATTCCACTCCAACCACTGCTCACGCCCCCTCCACTGATCCCACTCCCTCCTCTTTTCCCACTCTCTCCGCTTCTCTGACTCCCTCCACTGAACCCATTACCTCCGCTTCTCCCACTCCCTCCGCTTCTCCCACTCCCTCCGCTTCTCCCACTCTCTCCGCTTCTCCCACTCcctccactgatcccaccccctccaCTGATCCCACTTCCTCCACTGATTCCACTCCCTCTATTGCTTACACTCCTTCCACTGAACCCACTCCCTCCACTGAACCCACTCCCTCCACTGAACCCACCTCAACTGCTCCCAATCTCTCGACTGACTCCACTCCCTCTATTGGTTccactcctcccacttcctccactgAACCCACTCCCTTCACTGATCCCACTCCCTCCACTGATCCCACTCCCTCCACTGATCCCACTCCTTCCACTGATCCCACTCCCTCCACTGATCCCACTCCTTTCACTGATCCCACTCCATTCACTGATCCCACTCCCTTCACTGATCCCACTCCCTCCACTGAACCCACTCCCTTCACTGCTCCCACTCCCTCCACTGCTCCCACCCTCTCCACTGCTCCCACCCCCTCTATTGCTCCCACTCACTTCACTGCATTGAGCCTCTTACAGAGCAAGATATAGGAGGCACTCTTGAAGAGGGTGTTGGTTTATTATTTTCTtccatctcaccccccccccccccctttagctcTTCATTACAGTGGAAGTGATGCGATCTCACACCTAAAAAGTCACATTCACATTCTCAATGTTCTCTGCTGGTTAGTGGAATGAGGAAATGATTGTGGAGATAAAACCTCTCTGAGGCCGGTGGAGGTTCTGGAAGAATTTCTCTGCAGCTCTTTTACATCTGACCTTGTTAACAAACGTATGCTGTGCAGAGCTAACTGTCATACCCGACTGCTGGAATTCTGGTTGCTATTGGTTACGGCACTTCTTCAGCAATCGAAACCTACAAAACTGAGGGCAGAACTTCACCATCTTTCCCTATGACAGGAAAGGGCGCTCCCAAATTCTCTGGGGAGGTGTCAGACGCTTGTTGTCATTAAGCAGCTTCGCCTATAACAGATGGCCAGTTCTGGTGTACTCCATGCAGCTGCTGTCCATCCCTACTGTGCAGGGAATGAAATGTCATATGAAC
This portion of the Aquarana catesbeiana isolate 2022-GZ linkage group LG07, ASM4218655v1, whole genome shotgun sequence genome encodes:
- the LOC141103893 gene encoding tetraspanin-1-like; the encoded protein is MSFFTFIKVLMILFNLAIFLGGGTLVGVGIWVSVDSGSFLKLFGTLGSGTDSIASQFVNVPYFLIAIGALLVILGFLGCCGAQKESKCLLILFFSIILIIFIAEIAGAVVALVFSSVAQSFLKLLLIPVLQKDYGSNQEVTKTWNATMTKLKCCALDNYTDFTNSDYVKTKGFYPQQCCNSTITNTAVCTVSDAARANVKGCYEQILHLFKRNAAVVGGIAAGITALELAAMVVSMYLYCKIDNNDSMDS